The window GATCTTTTTAGGTTTTGATGTTGTTGACTGTTGCAAAAAGGAAATGGATAATTCATTGATGTACGACTGTGAAAACAGGAGCATATTTTGGTATCACAAGATCGAGCTGAAGTAGACCGCGTTAAAGCAAAAGTTGAAGAGTGTAGAAACACTCTTCGAGGTTTAGGATATTCAGACTTCacatttgaagatttttttgagGTAATCTATGGCCTATTTGTTATCACATGAACTGGATCATGATTATGAATAACCtaaatttgttatgtttgtcaaaaatcaCATCCATATAATGCCAAAACTCACACGATAATCTGCAGATAATCTTTAgactaaataaaacaaaaagttACACTAAATCTGGATGAAACTATCTTATACCAAACACAAATAttcactttcaattttaaatttgtcgATTAGCCTGTGCGATAGATTGTGACAAATACTAGTTTCCAGATTAGGCTTTGTATGTATTCATTTCATCCAGCTTGATTTTTTTCAACTTGATATACTCTGGCTTATAATAATCTTACCAATTTGCATTGTTGAACAAACATGCTGTAAAACAGAAAGGCCTATAGATAGTGGTTGCAAGTAACCATGCTTGCTTTTACCAGAGATATAGGAATCCTTTGTTCAGTTCTCTTGATACTTATCTTCTCAATTTTGTAATCACTCTGCACCCCCTCCACTCTTTCTGATAGCCCTATTGAAATACTACTACTCCCACTTATATGATTTGATATAATACTATCTTATaaatttgcatttaaaatttagttGAAGTAGCTATTAAAACTCCAATAACTACTTCCGAATAAACTCATTGACTAATGAGATGTTATAATTTCAGTTATTCTTGGAACAACTGGATGCTGTTCTTCAAGGAAATGAAGCTTCCATCAGGTTTTGATTCTTAGCGTGTTCcttaattgtttaatatttccTAGAGGGCACATTGATTGTTCCTTTAGTTGACGTATTTACTAATTTATGGTTTCAGTTCTGATGATCTTGTACAAAGGAGTCGGGATCAGGCAGTATCTGATTATGGTGAGTGTAGTAGCATGGTGAGCCATTTGTAttcaaggccttgtttgatctgggttatttaatctcaaataacccattaTCCCATCATTCAGaccatcaactaaaataccctctatttctttaaaaataaaataacccgAGATCAAACAAGGTGCAAGAAAAAGAGTAAATTTTGAATGATTGAAGTTGCCTAGACTCACAGAGTTTTGTTGGTTAGTTGTGATGTTCTTCAGATTCATAACCTCTGGTGAGATAAGGAAGCGTTCGGAGTTCTTTGAACCCTTTATACTTGGAATGACGAATGGAACTGTGGAAcaggtttgtttgtttgttaaggAAATGGTATATGTCAGTCAATAAACAGAAATATAATGTTTGTTTCATTTTGGATATTGTGGTGTTTGTTTAGTTCTGCAAGGTATCTGTGGAGCCAATGGGTGAAGAAAGTGACCATGTCCACATTACAGCCTTATCAGATGCGTTGGGTGTGGCCATTCGTGTTGAGTATCTGGATAGAAGCTCTTGTGAGAATGGTGGTGTAAGCGTAAATCATCACGACTTCATTCCTAGCACCACCAGcaaaccatcatcatcatcatcctcagtTGAAGAAGAGAAAGTCGAAGAGCCCTTCATTACCCTCTTGTATCGTCCTGGTCATTACGACGTTCTCTACTCAAAGTGAGGTCAACTGCAGCCTTGAAAGGACCAAGTTAATTTCCATTTCTCCTTTGTTATGTTAAATGGAACCAATTCCTTGATAATTGGATCGATCAATTGTAGCCGCTTCTTCTTCCTTCATTTTACATTGAGACTTTGCATGCTTAGCCTATAAAAATACTTTGACAACTTGTTTCAGATTTGCTTAAAATGGTGAGATCGATCTCTTCTTTACTTATCAAAATTGTTGAATGTTATCTGCAATGAACTTCAGTCTACTTCAGTCTGTTTTGATTTCCACTTATAAGTTATAACATTCTAATAagaatgtatatttttttaaaaagtaaaaaaaataaagtagaagatgcatacataaaatttaagttaagaTTTATTAACTCGAATTCATActtgaataatttataaatttgagcttgACTAGACTATTTACATACAAGTTCGATTCGataaacttgaataaaattaagttttaaaatatttgtgtaagaaaaaatatttattttaaattttaatattaaaataaataaaaaatgtatattatatttattatcatgTTTAAAAAGTTTGACAAGACGACTTGAATATTATAAACGAGTTGGTTCGAACTTGACTCGAACTTAAACTCAAGTCAGAgctttgttatttatatttaaatattaataaaagtaaataaatatacatatcatcaatatttttatttatttttatatacttaaatttaagtcttttataataatataaatttttattatattaaaaatttataactaTATAAGAATAATTCTGATAAATCAATCTAactttttacattaaaataataataattctcttaactttattttttaaaataaattcaatataattatataaacccTTACCCTAAATCCAACGGCTGGAATGcttgtataaaaaaaacattgttaaataaaaattgattaggtcaaggtttatttaaaataaaaataatcccATTCATATTGGGCCTAGAAACATAAATCCATTCATATTGGGCc is drawn from Impatiens glandulifera chromosome 3, dImpGla2.1, whole genome shotgun sequence and contains these coding sequences:
- the LOC124930786 gene encoding OVARIAN TUMOR DOMAIN-containing deubiquitinating enzyme 1-like, which translates into the protein MQNQDDAVTGTEFTLKTGQASEVEDWANYRDDEVMQQQSAIRAVEAEKIHFVGDKEPLSSLTAEYQSGSPILVEKIKVLGEKFDAIRRMRGDGNCFFRAFMFSYLEHILVSQDRAEVDRVKAKVEECRNTLRGLGYSDFTFEDFFELFLEQLDAVLQGNEASISSDDLVQRSRDQAVSDYVVMFFRFITSGEIRKRSEFFEPFILGMTNGTVEQFCKVSVEPMGEESDHVHITALSDALGVAIRVEYLDRSSCENGGVSVNHHDFIPSTTSKPSSSSSSVEEEKVEEPFITLLYRPGHYDVLYSK